In Candidatus Margulisiibacteriota bacterium, the following proteins share a genomic window:
- a CDS encoding pentapeptide repeat-containing protein encodes MDKPNPLLTQNAFSNQTFEEVTLQETDLSYKEFSECTFNKCDFSGSSFSGSIFSDCAFNGCNLANVKVDGCGFRGVNFNGCKLIGVIFIKINKLLLDWNFQKCKIALCNFGGLGLKHSRFTDCVIQGTDFVNVDLSGATFSGCDLENSTFRNANLEKASFVGSWNYYVDPTQNKVKQAKFAYPEVLALLSPFGIKIE; translated from the coding sequence ATGGACAAGCCGAATCCGCTTCTCACCCAAAACGCCTTTAGCAACCAAACTTTCGAGGAAGTCACCCTTCAGGAGACCGACCTTAGCTATAAAGAGTTTTCCGAATGCACTTTCAATAAATGCGATTTTAGCGGCTCGAGCTTTTCCGGTTCGATCTTCAGCGACTGCGCTTTTAACGGCTGTAACCTGGCCAATGTCAAAGTCGACGGCTGCGGTTTTCGCGGCGTCAACTTTAACGGCTGTAAGTTGATCGGCGTGATCTTCATTAAGATCAACAAGCTCCTCCTGGACTGGAACTTCCAGAAATGCAAGATCGCCCTCTGCAATTTCGGCGGGCTTGGCCTCAAACACAGCCGTTTCACCGATTGCGTCATCCAGGGGACCGATTTCGTCAACGTTGACCTCTCGGGAGCGACCTTCTCCGGCTGTGACCTGGAAAACAGCACCTTCCGCAACGCCAACCTGGAAAAAGCGAGCTTCGTCGGCTCGTGGAATTATTACGTCGACCCGACCCAGAACAAGGTCAAGCAAGCCAAGTTCGCTTACCCCGAGGTCCTCGCCCTCCTCTCGCCGTTCGGGATCAAGATCGAATAA